One Angustibacter luteus genomic window carries:
- a CDS encoding sugar ABC transporter substrate-binding protein has protein sequence MAAIGALGVALALTACGSSDDNASGGSSTAASKGKIGVILPDTKSSARWESSDRPALEKAFKDAGIPAVIDNAQGDATKMQTIADQMLTQGVTVLAIVNLDSDSGAAIEAKAKKQGVATIDYDRLTLGGSADYYVSFDNSKVGTLQGEALAKCLGDKPANIVYLNGSPTDNNATLFAAGAHKVLDAKTEYKQVAEQAVPKWDNLQAGTIFEQMFTQQKGKIDGVLAANDGLGNAAIAILKKNHLEGKVPVTGQDATVQGLQNVLDGSQCMTVYKSAKEEVGALADLAIAITKGQKGTTTGTVHDDTGNRDVPSVLLDPKSITADSVKDVVSDGGASAAEVCTGAYAELCTKYGVS, from the coding sequence GTGGCAGCGATTGGGGCCCTGGGTGTGGCTCTCGCGCTGACGGCATGTGGAAGCAGTGACGACAACGCATCGGGTGGCTCGAGCACCGCTGCGTCGAAGGGCAAGATCGGGGTCATCCTCCCCGACACCAAGTCGTCGGCTCGCTGGGAGTCGTCGGACCGTCCCGCGCTGGAGAAGGCGTTCAAGGACGCCGGGATCCCCGCGGTCATCGACAACGCCCAGGGTGACGCGACCAAGATGCAGACGATCGCGGACCAGATGCTGACCCAGGGCGTCACCGTCCTGGCGATCGTCAACCTGGACTCCGACTCCGGTGCGGCGATCGAGGCCAAGGCGAAGAAGCAGGGCGTCGCGACGATCGACTACGACCGTCTGACCCTCGGTGGCAGCGCGGACTACTACGTGTCGTTCGACAACTCGAAGGTCGGCACCCTGCAGGGTGAGGCCCTCGCGAAGTGCCTCGGCGACAAGCCGGCGAACATCGTCTACCTGAACGGCTCGCCGACGGACAACAACGCCACGCTGTTCGCAGCCGGTGCGCACAAGGTCCTCGACGCGAAGACCGAGTACAAGCAGGTTGCCGAGCAGGCCGTTCCCAAGTGGGACAACCTGCAGGCGGGCACGATCTTCGAGCAGATGTTCACGCAGCAGAAGGGCAAGATCGACGGCGTGCTCGCGGCCAACGACGGCCTGGGCAACGCGGCGATCGCCATCCTGAAGAAGAACCACCTCGAGGGCAAGGTCCCGGTGACGGGTCAGGACGCAACCGTCCAGGGTCTGCAGAACGTCCTCGACGGCAGCCAGTGCATGACGGTCTACAAGTCCGCGAAGGAAGAGGTCGGCGCTCTGGCTGACCTGGCCATCGCGATCACCAAGGGCCAGAAGGGCACCACGACCGGCACCGTTCACGACGACACGGGCAACCGCGACGTCCCCTCGGTGCTGCTGGACCCGAAGTCGATCACCGCTGACTCGGTGAAGGACGTCGTGTCCGACGGTGGCGCGAGCGCTGCTGAGGTCTGCACCGGCGCTTACGCCGAGCTCTGCACGAAGTACGGCGTCTCCTGA
- a CDS encoding ATP-binding cassette domain-containing protein, with product MTESDATDQPAQPAQPAPADRPSSPGSAKSAEPGTPLLELRGINKSFGAVQVLHDVDLKIYPGQVTALVGDNGAGKSTLVKTIAGIYSADSGEYLFDGKPVAVHGPKDAAALGIEIVYQDLALCDNLDIVENMFLGRETRSGVLLDEASMEDQARKTLASLSVRTVKSVRQSVASLSGGQRQTVAIAKAVLWNSKVVLLDEPTAALGVAQTRQVLDLVRRLADHGLGVLLISHNMVDVFEVADRITALYLGRVAADVPAADVNHSRVVELITAGRSGDLGISKATAAQSA from the coding sequence ATGACCGAGTCCGACGCGACCGACCAGCCAGCTCAGCCGGCTCAGCCCGCCCCTGCGGACCGTCCGTCCTCCCCGGGCAGCGCGAAGAGCGCCGAGCCAGGGACCCCGTTGCTCGAGCTGCGCGGGATCAACAAGAGCTTCGGTGCCGTGCAGGTGCTGCACGACGTCGATCTCAAGATCTACCCGGGGCAGGTCACGGCGCTGGTCGGTGACAACGGCGCGGGGAAGTCGACGCTGGTGAAGACCATCGCTGGCATCTACTCCGCGGACTCCGGCGAGTACCTGTTCGACGGCAAGCCGGTTGCCGTGCACGGACCCAAGGACGCTGCGGCGCTGGGGATCGAGATCGTCTACCAGGACCTCGCGCTGTGCGACAACCTGGACATCGTCGAGAACATGTTCCTCGGCCGCGAGACCCGGTCGGGCGTGCTGCTCGACGAGGCCTCGATGGAGGACCAGGCCCGCAAGACGCTGGCCTCGCTGTCCGTCCGCACCGTGAAGTCGGTGCGCCAGTCCGTCGCCAGCCTCTCCGGCGGCCAGCGACAGACCGTCGCCATCGCCAAGGCGGTGCTGTGGAACTCCAAGGTCGTGCTGCTGGACGAGCCGACCGCCGCCCTGGGCGTGGCCCAGACCCGTCAGGTGCTCGACCTGGTCCGCCGGCTGGCCGACCACGGTCTGGGCGTCCTCCTGATCTCGCACAACATGGTCGACGTGTTCGAGGTGGCGGACCGCATCACCGCGCTGTACCTCGGCCGCGTGGCGGCCGACGTCCCGGCCGCCGACGTCAACCACAGCCGAGTGGTGGAGCTCATCACTGCCGGGCGTTCCGGTGACCTGGGGATCTCCAAGGCCACGGCTGCCCAGTCGGCCTAA
- a CDS encoding sugar ABC transporter permease — MTTTSSDEASVAGTDFSGDQRATTVAGATREYVDKLRGGDMGALPAVLGLIVLFLVFTILRPDTFPSFGNLANLTVQAGPICVLAMGLVFVLLLGEIDLSAGVAGGVAACVMAILINDKGWSWPLAVVGGVATGLAIGLVIGLLVARLGIPSFVVTLAFFLGLQGITLRLIGEGGTVPVRNDVIVGIANSNLPVVWGWILAVFVSLAYAAIQLLRLRMQIRRQLQHPPFALVLARVISLAVVLLAFTYVLSANRARVPTVTVAGIPYVVPIVGILLVVWTLVLGRTGYGRHIYAVGGNSEAARRAGIDVRRIRISVFVVCSSMAALSGIIAASRLNSVTPDAGAGNTLLYAVGAAVIGGTSLFGGKGKARDAVIGGLVIATIDNGLGLLGLQAYVNYLVTAGVLLLAASVDAISRRRRSASGI, encoded by the coding sequence ATGACGACGACGTCCAGCGACGAGGCCAGCGTCGCAGGCACCGACTTCAGCGGTGACCAGCGCGCGACGACGGTGGCGGGTGCGACCCGCGAGTACGTCGACAAGCTGCGCGGCGGTGACATGGGAGCCCTGCCGGCCGTGCTGGGCCTCATCGTGCTGTTCCTGGTGTTCACCATCCTGCGCCCGGACACCTTCCCGTCGTTCGGCAACCTGGCGAACCTGACGGTCCAGGCCGGCCCCATCTGCGTGCTCGCGATGGGCCTGGTGTTCGTCCTGCTGCTGGGCGAGATCGACCTGTCCGCGGGTGTGGCAGGTGGTGTGGCCGCCTGTGTGATGGCGATCCTGATCAACGACAAGGGCTGGAGCTGGCCGCTGGCCGTCGTCGGTGGCGTGGCGACCGGCCTGGCGATCGGTCTGGTCATCGGTCTGCTGGTGGCCCGCCTCGGCATCCCGTCGTTCGTCGTGACGCTCGCGTTCTTCCTGGGCCTGCAGGGCATCACGCTGCGGCTGATCGGTGAGGGCGGGACGGTCCCGGTGCGCAACGACGTCATCGTGGGGATCGCCAACAGCAACCTGCCCGTCGTGTGGGGCTGGATCCTCGCGGTCTTCGTGTCGCTGGCCTACGCCGCGATCCAGCTGCTGCGCCTGCGCATGCAGATCCGGCGTCAGCTCCAGCACCCGCCGTTCGCGCTCGTGCTGGCGCGGGTGATCTCGCTGGCGGTCGTCCTCCTGGCCTTCACCTACGTGCTGAGCGCCAACCGCGCGCGGGTGCCCACGGTCACGGTGGCGGGCATCCCCTACGTCGTCCCGATCGTCGGCATCCTGCTGGTGGTCTGGACCCTGGTCCTGGGGCGCACTGGGTACGGCCGGCACATCTACGCCGTCGGTGGGAACTCCGAGGCAGCCCGCCGCGCCGGTATCGACGTGCGCCGGATCCGCATCTCGGTCTTCGTGGTGTGCTCCTCGATGGCTGCCCTGTCGGGCATCATCGCCGCCTCGCGGCTGAACTCGGTGACGCCCGACGCCGGTGCGGGCAACACGCTGCTGTACGCGGTGGGGGCCGCCGTCATCGGCGGCACGAGCCTCTTCGGTGGCAAGGGCAAGGCGCGGGACGCCGTGATCGGTGGCCTGGTGATCGCGACCATCGACAACGGGCTCGGTCTGCTGGGTCTGCAGGCGTACGTCAACTACCTGGTGACCGCCGGGGTCCTGCTGCTCGCCGCCTCGGTCGACGCGATCTCGCGCCGCCGCCGCAGCGCGAGCGGTATCTGA
- a CDS encoding ROK family transcriptional regulator, producing the protein MASARRPGTGTNQEAVRRHNLGTVLAHLHHDGELSRAELTSRMGLNRSTIGALVGELVELGAVVEATPGERHGGRRPAGRPSLDVRPSSDSVYVIAVDVGVKVLQVARIGLGGEVLQRASGRTPVSHSPAAVATAVVRLIRQIVASAPADGALLGIGLGVPGVVRERDGVVRFAPNLGWHDVPFAQLLRERMSHSVPLLVGNDADLGVLAEHTRGAGVGFDNLVFLMGDVGLGGGVIVDAHPLQGIGGYAGELGHLIVNTRGRVCRCGSTGCWETEVCLPAIARALRVDDTELDRVMDRLEQVDRPSAALREVGRYLGIGLGSVVNVLNPEVIVLGGIFRALFPVIQDQALQALTDAALEAPREQVHVVVPMLGGDAVLIGAAEKAFEELLADPARALSDVCRDAVAATAAPENRSRARDGLVGQGSAPGDQARASVPA; encoded by the coding sequence GTGGCGTCAGCTCGTCGTCCGGGAACGGGCACGAACCAGGAGGCGGTGCGTCGGCACAACCTGGGCACGGTGCTCGCGCACCTGCACCACGACGGTGAGCTCTCGCGGGCCGAGCTGACGTCGCGGATGGGTCTGAACCGCAGCACCATCGGCGCGCTGGTCGGCGAGCTCGTCGAGCTCGGTGCCGTCGTCGAGGCGACGCCGGGCGAGCGGCACGGCGGGCGTCGCCCCGCGGGCCGGCCTTCCCTGGACGTGCGGCCGAGCAGCGACTCCGTGTACGTCATCGCGGTGGACGTCGGGGTCAAGGTCCTGCAGGTGGCGCGGATCGGCCTCGGTGGCGAGGTGCTGCAGCGGGCCAGCGGCCGGACGCCGGTCTCGCACAGCCCCGCCGCTGTGGCCACCGCGGTCGTCCGGCTGATCCGGCAGATCGTGGCGTCGGCACCGGCTGACGGCGCCCTGCTGGGCATCGGTCTGGGCGTCCCGGGGGTGGTTCGCGAGCGGGACGGTGTGGTGCGGTTCGCGCCGAACCTGGGCTGGCACGACGTGCCGTTCGCCCAGCTGCTGCGCGAGCGCATGTCCCACTCGGTCCCGCTGCTGGTCGGGAACGACGCCGACCTGGGTGTCCTGGCGGAGCACACCCGCGGCGCGGGCGTCGGCTTCGACAACCTGGTCTTCCTGATGGGCGACGTCGGCCTCGGTGGTGGCGTCATCGTCGACGCCCACCCGCTGCAGGGCATCGGCGGCTACGCCGGCGAGCTCGGGCACCTCATCGTGAACACCCGGGGTCGGGTCTGTCGCTGCGGCAGTACGGGGTGCTGGGAGACCGAGGTCTGCCTGCCCGCCATCGCCCGGGCGCTGAGGGTGGACGACACCGAGCTCGACCGGGTGATGGACCGGCTGGAGCAGGTCGACCGGCCGTCGGCGGCGCTGCGCGAGGTGGGGCGCTACCTGGGGATCGGGTTGGGCAGCGTGGTGAACGTGCTCAACCCCGAGGTGATCGTCCTTGGCGGGATCTTCCGCGCGCTGTTCCCGGTGATCCAGGACCAGGCGCTGCAGGCGCTCACGGATGCGGCGCTCGAGGCACCGCGCGAGCAGGTGCACGTCGTCGTGCCGATGCTCGGCGGTGACGCCGTGCTGATCGGTGCCGCCGAGAAGGCCTTCGAGGAGCTGCTCGCCGACCCGGCGCGCGCGCTGTCCGACGTGTGCCGGGACGCCGTCGCGGCCACTGCCGCACCGGAGAACCGTTCCCGGGCCCGCGACGGACTCGTCGGCCAGGGCAGCGCGCCCGGCGATCAGGCCAGGGCGAGCGTCCCCGCGTAG
- a CDS encoding ROK family transcriptional regulator produces MTSPGPTGAPAATDRLRRENTALVLRSLRDNGSASRAAIAQRTGLAKATVSAIVAELSSAGAVLESPAEPDVAPTGRSGRPGRPVRLHGRDTVGLGLEVNVGYLAATALDLSGRVVLSSQVPLESDRAGLDGVLALAEDSLARLTADGHRVLGLTLAVPGQVELDTGRVIEAPNLHWHDRDVAADLDHALGELTVRVDNDANCAAAGEAAFGAGRGCSDLLYLTGTVGVGAGVVVAGELRRGAHGLAGEVGHAPLGAAGAPCACGRTGCWETAVGLLALLRETGTSFAELGSHDPVTVASRIAERCPDDEPVRAGVLRFGRSLATGLAVLAATLDPEVIVLGGSFVPLGDWLLPVVDEQVAAVSSSRVALSTLGLHAASTGAAAAVLGEVYAGTLALA; encoded by the coding sequence ATGACGTCGCCCGGTCCGACGGGCGCCCCGGCGGCCACCGACCGGCTGCGCCGCGAGAACACCGCACTGGTGCTCAGGTCGTTGCGGGACAACGGTTCGGCGAGCCGGGCCGCGATCGCCCAGCGCACCGGCCTGGCTAAGGCCACCGTCTCGGCGATCGTCGCCGAGCTCTCCAGCGCCGGCGCGGTGCTGGAGAGCCCGGCCGAGCCGGACGTCGCACCCACCGGCCGCTCGGGGCGCCCTGGGCGGCCGGTCCGGCTGCACGGCCGGGACACCGTCGGCCTCGGCCTCGAGGTCAACGTCGGCTACCTCGCCGCGACCGCACTCGACCTGTCCGGCCGGGTGGTGCTGAGCAGCCAAGTCCCGCTCGAGTCCGACCGAGCTGGACTCGACGGCGTCCTGGCCCTGGCCGAGGACAGCCTGGCCCGGCTCACCGCGGACGGGCACCGGGTGCTCGGGCTGACCCTCGCGGTCCCGGGCCAGGTCGAGCTGGACACCGGGCGCGTCATCGAGGCGCCCAACCTGCACTGGCACGACCGGGACGTCGCCGCCGACCTCGACCATGCCCTGGGCGAGCTCACGGTACGGGTGGACAACGACGCGAACTGCGCCGCAGCCGGCGAGGCCGCGTTCGGGGCCGGCCGCGGCTGCTCGGACCTGCTGTACCTCACCGGGACCGTCGGCGTCGGCGCCGGCGTCGTGGTGGCCGGGGAGCTGCGTCGGGGGGCGCACGGGCTGGCCGGCGAGGTCGGCCACGCCCCCCTGGGTGCGGCCGGTGCACCCTGTGCCTGCGGCCGCACCGGCTGCTGGGAGACGGCCGTCGGGCTGCTGGCGCTGCTGCGCGAGACCGGCACGTCCTTCGCCGAGCTGGGCAGCCACGACCCGGTCACCGTGGCGTCGCGGATCGCGGAACGGTGCCCCGACGACGAACCGGTCCGGGCCGGCGTCCTGCGCTTCGGGCGTTCTCTCGCAACGGGTCTGGCCGTGCTGGCGGCCACCCTCGACCCGGAGGTCATCGTGCTCGGTGGCTCGTTCGTCCCGCTCGGGGACTGGCTGCTGCCGGTCGTCGACGAGCAGGTCGCGGCGGTCAGCAGCTCGCGGGTCGCGCTCAGCACGCTCGGACTGCACGCAGCATCCACCGGCGCGGCCGCCGCCGTCCTCGGCGAGGTCTACGCGGGGACGCTCGCCCTGGCCTGA
- the xylA gene encoding xylose isomerase encodes MQIPAPAPSDKFSFGLWTVGYQGRDPFGEPTRAPLDPVRSLHELAALGAYGVNFHDNDVIPFGVDEAERQRIIDRFTKGLADTGLVVTTATTNLFTHPVFKDGGFTSNDRDVRRYAIRKVMRNIDLAAELGAETYICWGGREGAEFGASKDIPNALDRYQEAFNLLGEFVTDRGYDLRFAIEPKPNEPRGDILLPTVGHALAFIETLDRPELVGVNPEIGHEEMAGVNAAHGYAQALWQGKLYHIDLNGQNGPKFDQDLRFGAGNVRGAFWIVDTLLIGGYDGPVHFDYKPSRTEDDAGVWVSAAACMRNYLILREKALAFRADPEVQEALLASRLDELAVPTLAEGEDWRALEQADLADPEELAVRGMAFEHLDQLALEHLYGVRG; translated from the coding sequence ATGCAGATCCCCGCCCCCGCCCCCTCCGACAAGTTCTCGTTCGGTCTCTGGACCGTCGGCTACCAGGGCCGCGACCCCTTCGGTGAGCCCACCCGCGCGCCGCTCGACCCGGTCCGCTCGCTGCACGAGCTGGCCGCCCTCGGTGCCTACGGCGTCAACTTCCACGACAACGACGTCATCCCGTTCGGCGTCGACGAGGCCGAGCGCCAGCGGATCATCGACCGGTTCACCAAGGGCCTGGCCGACACCGGACTGGTCGTGACCACGGCGACGACGAACCTGTTCACCCACCCCGTGTTCAAGGACGGTGGCTTCACCTCCAACGACCGGGACGTCCGCCGCTACGCGATCCGCAAGGTGATGCGCAACATCGACCTGGCCGCCGAGCTCGGCGCCGAGACCTACATCTGCTGGGGCGGGCGCGAGGGCGCCGAGTTCGGCGCGTCCAAGGACATCCCCAACGCGCTCGACCGCTACCAGGAGGCGTTCAACCTGCTCGGCGAGTTCGTCACCGACCGCGGGTACGACCTGAGGTTCGCGATCGAGCCCAAGCCCAACGAGCCCCGCGGCGACATCCTGCTGCCCACCGTCGGGCACGCCCTGGCGTTCATCGAGACCCTCGACCGGCCCGAGCTCGTCGGGGTGAACCCCGAGATCGGCCACGAGGAGATGGCCGGCGTCAACGCCGCCCACGGGTACGCGCAGGCGCTCTGGCAGGGCAAGCTCTACCACATCGACCTCAACGGCCAGAACGGCCCGAAGTTCGACCAGGACCTGCGGTTCGGCGCGGGCAACGTGCGCGGCGCCTTCTGGATCGTGGACACGCTGCTCATCGGCGGCTACGACGGCCCGGTGCACTTCGACTACAAGCCGTCCCGGACCGAGGACGACGCCGGGGTCTGGGTCAGCGCCGCGGCCTGCATGCGCAACTACCTGATCCTGCGCGAGAAGGCCCTCGCGTTCCGGGCCGACCCCGAGGTGCAGGAGGCGCTGCTCGCCTCGCGCCTGGACGAGCTCGCGGTGCCGACGCTGGCCGAGGGCGAGGACTGGCGAGCCCTGGAGCAGGCCGACCTGGCCGACCCCGAGGAGCTGGCCGTTCGCGGCATGGCGTTCGAGCACCTGGACCAGCTGGCGCTCGAGCACCTCTACGGCGTTCGCGGCTGA
- the xylB gene encoding xylulokinase has product MTTTSDDLVLGIDSSTQSVKALLVRAADGSLVDERTTAHPDGTEVDPRAWLEALDAVTADLLPRAAAVAVGAQQHGMVALDATETAVHPALLWNDVRSADAAGQLIQEWGGPQATADAVGSLLVASFTATKLRWLRDFEPERAERVRRVLLPHDLLTWHLGGRADDPTTDRGDASGTGYFSPADDAWRPDLAADALGHEFALPRVAAPAEVVGRTSTGALVAPGTGDNMAAALGLGLRPGDVAVSIGTSGVASAVAGAACADPSGEVAGFCDATGAFLPLVCTLNAARVLDTTARLLGTDHEGLASLALSAPAGAGGLTLLPYLDGERTPNRPDAHGTLHGLTTATGPEHLARAAVEGLLCSLADAVDRLVEVTGLEVGRIVLVGGGARSQAVRELAPAVFGRSVVVPGDAQYVALGAARQAAWALSGADTAPAWSLPDPLTFDAEPTPHVREAYARLRDRTDDWSS; this is encoded by the coding sequence ATGACGACGACGTCCGACGACCTGGTGCTCGGGATCGACTCCTCGACCCAGTCCGTCAAGGCGCTGCTCGTCCGCGCCGCGGACGGCAGCTTGGTCGACGAACGCACCACCGCGCACCCCGACGGCACCGAGGTCGACCCGCGGGCCTGGCTGGAGGCGCTGGACGCCGTCACCGCCGACCTGCTCCCCCGCGCCGCCGCCGTGGCCGTGGGCGCGCAGCAGCACGGCATGGTGGCGCTGGACGCCACGGAGACCGCCGTGCACCCCGCGCTGCTCTGGAACGACGTCCGGTCCGCCGACGCGGCTGGCCAGCTCATCCAGGAGTGGGGCGGCCCGCAGGCTACCGCCGACGCGGTCGGCTCACTGCTGGTCGCCTCGTTCACGGCGACCAAGCTGCGCTGGCTGCGCGACTTCGAGCCCGAGCGCGCCGAGCGCGTCCGCCGCGTGCTGCTCCCGCACGACCTGCTCACCTGGCACCTCGGGGGACGGGCCGACGACCCCACCACGGACCGCGGCGACGCCTCGGGGACCGGATACTTCTCGCCCGCGGACGACGCGTGGCGGCCCGACCTCGCCGCGGACGCCCTCGGGCACGAGTTCGCACTCCCCCGGGTGGCCGCACCGGCCGAGGTGGTCGGCCGGACGTCGACTGGCGCGCTGGTCGCGCCCGGCACCGGCGACAACATGGCCGCCGCGCTGGGCCTGGGCCTGCGCCCCGGGGATGTCGCGGTCTCGATCGGTACGTCCGGTGTCGCGTCCGCCGTCGCCGGCGCGGCGTGCGCCGACCCCAGCGGCGAGGTCGCGGGCTTCTGCGACGCCACCGGCGCGTTCCTGCCACTGGTCTGCACGCTGAACGCCGCACGGGTGCTGGACACCACGGCCCGGCTGCTGGGCACCGACCACGAGGGCCTTGCCTCGCTAGCGCTGTCCGCGCCCGCCGGGGCCGGCGGACTGACCCTGCTGCCCTACCTGGACGGCGAGCGCACCCCCAACCGCCCCGACGCCCACGGCACCCTGCACGGCCTGACCACGGCGACCGGACCGGAGCACCTGGCGCGGGCCGCCGTCGAGGGCCTGCTCTGCTCGCTCGCCGACGCCGTCGACCGGCTCGTCGAGGTCACCGGCCTCGAGGTCGGCCGCATCGTCCTGGTCGGCGGCGGTGCCCGCAGCCAGGCCGTGCGCGAGCTGGCCCCGGCCGTCTTCGGCCGGTCCGTCGTCGTCCCTGGCGACGCCCAGTACGTGGCCCTCGGCGCCGCCCGGCAGGCCGCCTGGGCGCTGTCCGGCGCAGACACCGCGCCGGCCTGGTCCCTGCCCGATCCCCTCACGTTCGACGCCGAACCCACCCCGCACGTCCGCGAGGCCTACGCCAGGCTCCGCGATCGCACCGACGACTGGAGCTCCTGA
- the dxs gene encoding 1-deoxy-D-xylulose-5-phosphate synthase — protein MLLETIKGPRDVQRLSRDEAKALAGEIRTFLVSAVARTGGHLGPNLGVVELTIAIHRAFDSPHDTVVWDTGHQSYVHKLLTGRQDFSGLRSAGGLSGYPSRAESEHDVVENSHATTSLSWADGIAQAYRLRGEHDRHVVAVIGDGALTGGMAWEAINNIAADKTLPLTIIVNDNERSYAPTTGGLAQHLATLRTTRGYERFLAWGKQTLGRTPVVGSAMYDTLHGVKKGLKDIVAPQGMFEDLGLKYVGPVDGHDIEAVEKTLRQARTYGGPVLVHVLTQKGRGYAPALADEGDRFHAVGPIDPETGEAVASSGVPWTDVFEDELVRIARRRQDVVGITAAMCIPVGLAKFQAEFPQRVFDVGIAEQHAATSAAGMAFAGLHPVFAVYATFLNRAFDQLLMDIALHKAGVTFVLDRAGVTGPDGASHHGMWDLSLLQVVPGIHVAAPRDAARVREELREALDVADAPSVLRYSKGSVPAQDIPAVERVGGVDVLHRSASADVLVVTVGPMAGIGLDVAHRLTAHGMAATVVDPRWVLPVDPALVEMAGQVRLVVVIEDGSRVGGVGSRLAQEVTDAGLGTRVVALGIPPHFLDHGDRGAILASLGLTGQDVTRRVVEELARLEPAMDGTPVVEDSQ, from the coding sequence ATGCTCCTCGAGACCATCAAGGGGCCGCGCGACGTGCAGCGGCTCAGCCGCGACGAGGCCAAGGCGCTCGCCGGTGAGATCCGCACCTTCCTGGTCAGCGCCGTCGCCCGGACCGGTGGTCACCTCGGCCCCAACCTCGGGGTGGTCGAGCTCACGATCGCGATCCACCGCGCGTTCGACTCCCCGCACGACACCGTCGTGTGGGACACCGGCCACCAGTCCTACGTGCACAAGCTGCTGACCGGCCGGCAGGACTTCAGCGGGTTGCGCAGCGCCGGCGGGCTGTCCGGCTACCCCTCGCGGGCCGAGAGCGAGCACGACGTCGTCGAGAACTCGCACGCCACGACGTCGCTGTCCTGGGCGGACGGCATCGCCCAGGCGTACCGGCTGCGCGGGGAGCACGACCGGCACGTCGTCGCCGTCATCGGGGACGGCGCGCTGACCGGCGGCATGGCCTGGGAGGCGATCAACAACATCGCCGCGGACAAGACCCTGCCGCTCACCATCATCGTGAACGACAACGAACGCTCCTACGCTCCCACCACCGGCGGCCTCGCCCAGCACCTGGCCACGCTGCGCACCACCCGCGGGTACGAGCGGTTCCTCGCCTGGGGCAAGCAGACCCTCGGCCGCACCCCCGTCGTCGGCAGCGCCATGTACGACACGCTGCACGGGGTCAAGAAGGGCCTGAAGGACATCGTGGCCCCGCAGGGCATGTTCGAGGACCTCGGGCTCAAGTACGTCGGCCCCGTGGACGGTCACGACATCGAGGCAGTGGAGAAGACGCTGCGCCAGGCGCGGACCTACGGCGGCCCGGTGCTCGTCCACGTCCTCACCCAGAAGGGGCGCGGCTACGCGCCGGCGCTCGCGGACGAGGGTGACCGCTTCCACGCGGTCGGCCCGATCGACCCCGAGACAGGTGAGGCCGTCGCCAGCTCCGGCGTGCCGTGGACCGACGTCTTCGAGGACGAGCTGGTCCGGATCGCCCGCCGCCGCCAGGACGTCGTCGGCATCACCGCCGCGATGTGCATCCCGGTCGGCCTGGCAAAGTTCCAGGCCGAGTTCCCGCAGCGCGTCTTCGACGTCGGCATCGCCGAGCAGCACGCCGCCACCAGTGCGGCCGGGATGGCCTTCGCCGGGCTGCACCCCGTGTTCGCGGTCTACGCCACGTTCCTCAACCGCGCGTTCGACCAGCTGCTGATGGACATCGCACTGCACAAGGCCGGCGTCACCTTCGTGCTGGACCGGGCCGGTGTCACGGGCCCCGACGGCGCCAGCCACCACGGCATGTGGGACCTCTCGCTCCTGCAGGTCGTGCCCGGCATCCACGTGGCCGCGCCGCGCGACGCCGCCCGGGTCCGCGAGGAGCTGCGCGAGGCGCTGGACGTCGCCGACGCCCCGAGCGTGCTGCGCTACTCGAAGGGATCCGTTCCGGCCCAGGACATCCCGGCGGTCGAGCGGGTGGGCGGCGTCGACGTCCTGCACCGCAGCGCGTCCGCCGACGTCCTCGTGGTGACCGTCGGGCCGATGGCCGGCATCGGCCTGGACGTCGCGCACCGGCTGACCGCGCACGGCATGGCCGCCACCGTCGTCGACCCGCGCTGGGTGCTGCCCGTCGACCCGGCCCTGGTCGAGATGGCCGGCCAGGTGCGGCTGGTCGTCGTCATCGAGGACGGGTCGAGGGTCGGGGGTGTCGGCTCGCGGCTGGCCCAGGAGGTCACCGACGCCGGTCTGGGCACGCGCGTGGTCGCATTGGGTATCCCGCCGCACTTCCTGGACCACGGCGACCGAGGCGCCATCCTGGCGAGCCTCGGCCTGACCGGTCAGGACGTGACCCGCCGGGTCGTCGAGGAGCTGGCCCGGCTGGAGCCGGCGATGGACGGCACCCCGGTCGTCGAGGACAGCCAGTAG
- a CDS encoding putative immunity protein, translating into MILPKVRDPRFVTIRRGGTLTDPDHHLLALWAATCAEHVLVRFESARPQDDRPRQAIEQARAWAHGEITMTQARTAGGHAMGAARDLRGAPRHAAYAAGQAAVVAHVAAHELGAAAYAIKAARAAAPAGDGERAGRLECRWQRDQLPAAIRDLVLDDQRLRNDICWSVFDC; encoded by the coding sequence GTGATCCTCCCGAAGGTCCGCGACCCGCGCTTCGTGACGATCCGCCGCGGTGGGACGCTGACCGACCCGGACCACCACCTCCTCGCCCTCTGGGCGGCCACCTGCGCCGAGCACGTCCTGGTCCGGTTCGAGTCGGCCCGGCCGCAGGACGACCGCCCCCGGCAGGCCATCGAGCAGGCGCGGGCCTGGGCGCACGGCGAGATCACCATGACCCAGGCTCGGACCGCCGGTGGCCATGCCATGGGCGCCGCCCGAGACCTGCGTGGGGCGCCCCGCCACGCCGCCTACGCGGCCGGCCAGGCGGCCGTCGTCGCCCACGTCGCCGCCCACGAGCTCGGTGCGGCCGCCTACGCCATCAAGGCCGCCCGGGCGGCCGCGCCGGCCGGGGACGGCGAGAGGGCCGGACGGCTGGAGTGCCGGTGGCAGCGCGACCAGCTCCCCGCAGCGATCCGCGACCTCGTGCTCGACGACCAGCGTCTGCGGAACGACATCTGCTGGTCGGTCTTCGACTGCTGA